In Mastigocladopsis repens PCC 10914, a single window of DNA contains:
- a CDS encoding DUF4212 domain-containing protein — MDSENSRSYWRANTALIRNLLIVWALVSLVFSILLVQPLNAVRFFGVPFGFWMAQQGSILIFVALIFIYAFQMDKLDRKHNIRR; from the coding sequence ATGGATAGCGAAAACAGTCGTTCTTATTGGCGTGCAAACACTGCTTTAATTCGCAACCTTTTAATAGTTTGGGCGCTGGTGTCCCTCGTTTTCAGTATTTTGTTAGTACAACCATTAAATGCAGTACGTTTTTTTGGCGTACCGTTTGGCTTTTGGATGGCACAGCAAGGTTCAATCTTGATTTTTGTGGCGTTGATTTTCATCTACGCCTTTCAAATGGACAAGTTAGACCGCAAGCACAATATTAGAAGGTGA